A genomic stretch from Pyramidobacter piscolens W5455 includes:
- a CDS encoding LysR family transcriptional regulator yields the protein MNIDIYRYLMTVAKVRNITKAAAQLHISQPALTKAIHRQEKELGVTLFDRSVQPLTLTYAGERYFESVGKLLDIDAELREEMRNIARGTRERIRIGVSVERGTTWLPKILPHFAVSFPDVDVQVKEGVNAFFERALLSNQLDLCISTLPILSSDIACEVVNKAPVYVISSAEHPLAARADLRSNSPYRPQYIDPELLNGERFLTLTPAQGMYRVAQHLLEKYGLRVNTVLQLTSQRTITMLAAAGMGLAFTTYNGALQAQNESDSQPVFYTIEDPLHCRIDIIAWKKNRVFTPVVKSLIALTKRVMRSSPHPKIEIRR from the coding sequence TTGAATATTGATATTTACCGCTACCTGATGACAGTGGCAAAGGTGCGCAACATCACCAAGGCCGCGGCGCAGCTGCATATCTCCCAGCCGGCGCTGACGAAGGCGATTCACCGCCAGGAAAAGGAGCTGGGGGTGACGCTGTTTGACCGAAGTGTCCAGCCCCTGACGCTGACCTATGCCGGCGAACGTTATTTCGAGAGCGTTGGCAAACTGCTTGACATCGATGCCGAGCTGCGCGAAGAGATGAGGAACATCGCCCGCGGCACCAGAGAACGCATCCGCATCGGTGTGAGCGTGGAGCGCGGCACCACATGGCTGCCGAAGATTCTGCCGCACTTTGCCGTTTCCTTTCCCGACGTGGACGTACAGGTGAAAGAGGGGGTCAACGCTTTTTTCGAGCGAGCCCTGCTGAGCAACCAGCTTGATCTGTGCATTTCCACGCTGCCGATCCTGTCCAGCGACATCGCCTGTGAAGTGGTCAACAAAGCGCCGGTCTACGTGATTTCGTCGGCGGAACATCCGTTGGCGGCCCGTGCCGACTTGCGCAGCAACAGTCCCTACCGCCCTCAGTACATCGATCCGGAGCTGCTGAACGGCGAAAGATTCCTGACGCTGACGCCCGCGCAGGGCATGTATCGCGTCGCTCAGCACCTGCTGGAAAAATATGGCCTGCGCGTCAACACCGTGCTTCAGCTCACCAGTCAGCGTACCATCACGATGCTGGCTGCGGCTGGTATGGGGCTGGCTTTCACGACCTACAACGGCGCTCTGCAGGCGCAGAACGAAAGCGACAGCCAGCCTGTCTTTTACACCATCGAAGACCCGCTGCACTGCCGCATCGACATCATTGCCTGGAAAAAGAACCGCGTCTTCACGCCTGTCGTGAAAAGTCTGATCGCGTTGACGAAACGTGTCATGCGCAGTTCGCCGCATCCCAAAATCGAAATTCGCCGCTGA